Proteins encoded in a region of the Tautonia rosea genome:
- a CDS encoding glycosyltransferase family 39 protein, producing MSEPGTETRHLPWLGTLLVALIALAATVPTTGDIGLTWDEPAYRYSQIVSAQWWEQLGSARSVEDLEPLLDPDTLLYYWPYGRHGINFHPPLSGQLNLLTYALFGNWVKDVPARRLASVLEYVITITVLHHFLARRYGLWVGLIAAGSLVTMPRVYGDAHIFGTDVPGMMLWLLAAIATWKGLTEPNARRWRVLVGVLLGLAFLVKMAAVMVLLPIVAWAVVSSLPRELRQGGRAAWFDAIVTTAALLAPLIVAFLEIRRLAELLPAPNVTDLFVMQPESRWPGSILLVPALIWGVRRLIAWVAPGSRVWGVERPAMEIGWAILAFAPVVGWLGNPAWWRETLPRLAHYYLLSVDRRGALPDIRIYYLGETYLFSLPWHNGWVLIGATVPASILVASVLGLAYALRVVRRDRLPLYFLVHFLTLPVLRMLPTPAHDGVRLMLPCFPFLAALAGWGAVWLADRIARVARRGDRPTPFRAVVAAAVVGWSAVQLVMIHPFELSYYNRLVGGPSGAWRRGFELTYWYDAFNPVTLREINATLPPGAAIAPTNEFSQVPTFMELQTFGGLRSDLRLDPPPDAFPFVWLLTHDSKANAYSRLLFAMQPDYERRPEQLGGLRVAAVSGPEDASRAWALQLLASDSRRLRPKQAPLPDWLRKSAPWLARFWGEGLTRPPAPSVLEESFAWASSDPDGLRKAARALVEGRSAEVPEAARLRAILNRFGGTFADDLLTRRPEALLEAVELLISRPDDLRQVLTTQGYTDPETIGGPLVP from the coding sequence ATGAGCGAGCCTGGAACCGAGACGCGACATCTCCCTTGGCTCGGAACGCTGCTGGTGGCGCTGATCGCTCTGGCGGCGACTGTTCCCACGACGGGAGATATCGGCCTGACCTGGGACGAACCGGCCTACCGCTACAGTCAGATCGTTTCGGCCCAGTGGTGGGAGCAACTCGGTTCGGCCCGATCGGTCGAGGATCTGGAGCCGCTGCTCGATCCCGATACCCTGCTCTATTACTGGCCCTACGGCCGGCACGGGATCAACTTTCATCCTCCCCTCTCGGGCCAGCTCAACCTGCTAACGTACGCGCTGTTTGGGAACTGGGTGAAGGATGTCCCCGCGCGTCGACTCGCGTCGGTGTTGGAATATGTGATCACCATCACGGTTCTCCATCATTTTTTGGCGAGGCGATATGGCCTCTGGGTGGGGCTGATCGCCGCCGGATCGCTCGTGACCATGCCTCGCGTCTACGGCGACGCCCACATCTTCGGGACCGATGTGCCGGGCATGATGCTCTGGCTGCTGGCGGCGATCGCGACCTGGAAGGGGTTGACCGAGCCTAACGCGCGGCGGTGGCGAGTGCTCGTAGGGGTGCTACTGGGGCTCGCGTTTCTGGTGAAAATGGCGGCCGTAATGGTCCTGTTGCCGATTGTCGCCTGGGCGGTTGTGTCCAGTCTGCCGAGAGAACTGCGACAGGGTGGGCGAGCAGCCTGGTTCGACGCCATCGTGACGACCGCCGCCTTGCTTGCTCCGCTGATCGTGGCGTTTCTGGAAATCCGACGACTGGCAGAACTTCTCCCTGCGCCGAACGTAACCGACCTCTTTGTGATGCAGCCCGAGAGCCGATGGCCCGGATCGATCCTGCTCGTGCCGGCCTTGATCTGGGGCGTTCGTCGGTTGATCGCCTGGGTTGCTCCGGGGTCACGGGTCTGGGGAGTCGAGCGGCCGGCGATGGAAATTGGCTGGGCGATCCTCGCGTTTGCTCCGGTCGTCGGCTGGCTTGGGAACCCGGCCTGGTGGCGCGAGACGTTACCGAGGCTGGCCCATTACTACTTGTTGAGTGTCGACCGCCGGGGAGCCTTGCCTGATATTCGCATCTATTACCTGGGGGAGACGTACCTGTTCAGTCTCCCCTGGCACAACGGCTGGGTCTTGATCGGTGCGACGGTGCCGGCGTCGATCCTCGTGGCAAGTGTGCTGGGGCTGGCGTATGCGCTCCGGGTGGTGAGGCGTGATCGACTGCCGCTGTATTTTCTTGTCCATTTCCTCACGTTGCCCGTCCTTCGGATGCTCCCGACCCCGGCCCATGACGGTGTCCGCCTGATGCTGCCTTGCTTCCCGTTCCTGGCGGCCCTTGCGGGCTGGGGAGCGGTCTGGCTAGCCGATAGAATTGCTCGCGTGGCTCGTCGAGGAGATCGGCCGACACCGTTCCGGGCCGTTGTGGCCGCGGCCGTGGTGGGCTGGTCGGCGGTGCAACTGGTCATGATCCACCCGTTCGAGCTGTCGTACTACAACCGCCTCGTTGGCGGGCCGTCGGGAGCCTGGCGTCGCGGATTCGAGCTGACCTACTGGTACGACGCCTTCAACCCCGTCACCCTCCGGGAGATCAACGCAACCTTACCCCCCGGCGCGGCGATTGCTCCCACAAACGAATTTTCGCAGGTGCCGACCTTCATGGAGTTGCAGACGTTCGGCGGGTTGCGGTCGGACCTTCGGCTTGATCCGCCTCCCGATGCCTTTCCCTTCGTCTGGCTCCTGACGCACGACTCGAAGGCCAATGCCTACTCACGGTTGCTCTTTGCGATGCAACCGGATTACGAGCGTCGGCCTGAGCAACTGGGAGGGCTCCGCGTGGCGGCCGTGTCTGGTCCGGAAGATGCGTCTCGAGCCTGGGCCTTGCAACTGCTGGCGAGCGACTCGCGTCGCTTGCGTCCCAAGCAGGCTCCCCTTCCGGATTGGCTGCGTAAGTCGGCTCCCTGGCTGGCCCGATTCTGGGGAGAAGGGCTGACCCGCCCCCCTGCGCCGAGCGTGCTGGAGGAGAGCTTTGCCTGGGCCTCCTCGGATCCCGATGGCCTTCGCAAGGCCGCTCGGGCGCTCGTTGAGGGGCGTTCGGCCGAGGTTCCCGAGGCGGCGCGGCTTCGTGCCATTCTGAATCGTTTTGGCGGTACGTTCGCCGATGATCTGCTGACCCGTCGGCCCGAGGCACTGCTTGAAGCCGTTGAGCTGCTCATTAGCCGGCCCGACGACCTTCGGCAGGTGCTCACGACGCAAGGTTACACCGATCCGGAGACCATCGGAGGCCCGTTGGTCCCCTGA
- the lpxD gene encoding UDP-3-O-(3-hydroxymyristoyl)glucosamine N-acyltransferase encodes MAATIQELASMVQGRVIGDPEATITAAKPVTEAGPGDLTFLADERYLKALAVSPASAVLIAKEFTIPESADRSPTLTFIVVDDPRAAFMVLHAHLRGSQAQRWVGIDPRAVVSPSAKLGQDVAIYPFAVIGDDAEIGDGCTIGPGSVIGPRSRLGKDVTLHANVVVYEDVVIGDRGILHAGVVIGADGFGYQLVDGRHAKVPQSGGVVIEEDVEIGANSCVDRGTFGPTRIGQGTKIDNLAQVGHNVKLGKHTVICAQVGIGGSSVSGDYVVMGGQVGIADHRTIGDGAQLCAQSGVNRDVDAKATVFGTPAVPLRQLMQMHSLSMKLPEMKRQLKQLAAEVQRLSGAIDDAESESDDVPPSRNTSAA; translated from the coding sequence GTGGCCGCCACGATTCAAGAGCTTGCGTCAATGGTTCAGGGTCGCGTCATCGGCGATCCCGAGGCAACGATCACCGCCGCGAAGCCGGTCACCGAGGCTGGTCCCGGCGACCTCACTTTTCTGGCAGATGAACGCTATCTGAAAGCCCTGGCGGTTTCTCCCGCCTCGGCAGTGTTGATCGCCAAGGAATTTACGATTCCTGAATCGGCCGATCGGTCGCCGACCCTGACGTTCATCGTCGTTGACGACCCCCGCGCCGCGTTCATGGTCCTCCACGCTCACCTGCGAGGAAGTCAGGCTCAACGCTGGGTGGGAATCGATCCGAGAGCGGTGGTCTCGCCCTCAGCGAAGCTCGGCCAGGACGTGGCCATCTACCCCTTCGCCGTGATTGGCGATGACGCTGAGATTGGCGACGGCTGTACGATCGGTCCGGGCAGCGTCATCGGGCCCAGGTCTCGGCTTGGCAAGGACGTAACCCTGCATGCGAACGTCGTGGTTTATGAGGATGTGGTGATTGGTGATCGCGGCATCCTTCATGCGGGGGTGGTCATTGGGGCCGACGGCTTCGGATATCAACTCGTCGACGGTCGGCACGCCAAGGTGCCGCAAAGCGGTGGCGTGGTGATTGAGGAAGACGTGGAGATCGGCGCGAATTCGTGCGTGGATCGGGGCACTTTCGGTCCGACCCGGATCGGCCAGGGAACGAAAATCGACAACCTCGCGCAGGTTGGTCACAACGTCAAGCTTGGCAAGCATACGGTTATCTGTGCCCAGGTCGGGATTGGCGGGAGTTCCGTTTCGGGTGATTATGTGGTGATGGGTGGACAGGTCGGGATCGCCGACCATCGGACCATCGGCGACGGGGCTCAGCTTTGTGCTCAGTCGGGTGTGAATCGGGACGTGGACGCGAAGGCGACGGTCTTCGGCACGCCGGCTGTCCCGCTCCGCCAGCTTATGCAAATGCATTCGCTCAGCATGAAATTGCCTGAGATGAAACGGCAATTGAAGCAACTTGCGGCCGAGGTTCAGCGCCTCTCCGGTGCGATTGACGATGCCGAGTCCGAGTCCGACGACGTACCGCCGTCTCGGAATACCTCTGCGGCCTGA
- a CDS encoding LpxI family protein: MSATLNPRSHRLSSPTAPPGAGVVGLLAGSGRFPILFAEAARRQGLSVACVGIKGEAPDVLADLCDSFDVVPVTTPSRIIGAFKRRGARELVMAGKVHKTAMYTPFLFWHAISDPRAVRIWFYGALRRNKKDDTILLTVIDEFAKDGLSFRSALDFCPELLVNHGVLSRRRPSRSELDDIRFGWELAKEMGRLDVGQSVAVKDCAAIAVEAIEGTDRCIERAGQLCRSGGWTLVKVAKPQQDMRFDVPTIGIGTVENLHKAGARVLAIEAGKTIVIDQPEVVALADRLGIALVALDAAEVAVTAG; the protein is encoded by the coding sequence GTGTCCGCAACACTCAATCCCCGATCGCATCGATTGTCGTCCCCGACGGCCCCCCCCGGGGCTGGAGTCGTCGGCCTGTTGGCCGGAAGCGGTCGGTTTCCGATCCTTTTTGCCGAGGCGGCCCGGCGGCAAGGGCTGTCTGTCGCCTGCGTTGGCATCAAGGGGGAAGCTCCCGACGTTCTGGCCGATCTCTGCGATTCGTTCGACGTGGTCCCTGTGACCACGCCGAGCCGGATCATCGGCGCCTTCAAACGCCGGGGAGCCCGGGAGCTGGTCATGGCCGGCAAGGTCCACAAGACGGCCATGTACACGCCGTTCTTGTTCTGGCACGCGATCAGCGATCCGAGGGCCGTCCGCATCTGGTTCTACGGCGCCTTGCGTCGGAACAAGAAGGACGACACGATTCTGTTGACCGTCATCGATGAGTTCGCCAAGGACGGCCTGAGCTTCCGCTCGGCCCTGGACTTCTGCCCGGAGCTTCTCGTGAATCATGGCGTTCTGTCCCGCCGCCGACCTTCGAGGTCAGAGCTTGACGACATCCGTTTCGGCTGGGAACTGGCGAAGGAGATGGGCCGGCTCGACGTGGGCCAGTCGGTCGCCGTCAAGGACTGTGCTGCCATCGCCGTCGAGGCGATCGAGGGGACCGACCGCTGCATCGAGCGAGCCGGTCAGCTGTGTCGATCGGGCGGCTGGACCCTGGTGAAGGTCGCCAAGCCCCAGCAGGATATGCGGTTCGACGTGCCGACAATCGGCATCGGCACGGTCGAGAACCTGCACAAGGCCGGAGCCCGAGTCCTGGCAATCGAGGCGGGAAAGACGATCGTGATCGACCAGCCCGAAGTGGTCGCCCTGGCCGATCGGCTCGGCATTGCCCTCGTCGCGCTCGACGCTGCCGAGGTCGCAGTAACGGCGGGCTGA
- a CDS encoding DUF1559 domain-containing protein — protein MRQNPNRTHPVFERIRGFTLIELLVVIAIIGVLIALLLPAVQSAREAARRAQCTNNMKQIGLALHNYHSTHNVFPGVYPARTTSDLTIRGTWGAWSPHSILLPFMEQTQVYNALNFNVINKDIGAGAFVQWTGISARISSFLCPSSPLPRGNQDSGGGVPARPKTGNNYFASTGASINFQGWIGDGRPNGIFMLHRSQEQGGGSQDVGISDITDGTANTIAFGEWRMGDFDENRLSHPQDVINEVPWPGPAATRNMPLGAVEFNQWTLSCAAAFPGANQRDPRWHHNVSWVGDSWFQGMYGWTMGNTLLPPNPRFPNCRTCTWQGDLDCPGMYGMSSFHAGGGNILMADGSVRFLKSTVQPVIVWSLGTRDGGEIVSSDQY, from the coding sequence ATGAGACAGAACCCAAATCGAACGCACCCCGTCTTTGAACGGATCAGGGGGTTCACCCTGATTGAGTTATTGGTGGTGATCGCCATCATCGGCGTGTTGATCGCCCTGCTCTTGCCGGCCGTCCAGAGCGCCCGAGAAGCGGCTCGGCGTGCTCAGTGTACGAACAACATGAAGCAGATCGGACTAGCCCTTCATAATTATCACAGTACCCATAACGTCTTTCCTGGTGTTTATCCGGCCCGAACGACCTCGGACCTCACGATTCGAGGGACCTGGGGAGCCTGGAGTCCTCACTCGATCCTGCTCCCGTTCATGGAGCAGACCCAGGTTTACAATGCGTTGAATTTCAACGTCATCAACAAGGATATCGGGGCGGGTGCGTTCGTGCAGTGGACCGGCATCAGTGCCCGGATCAGCTCGTTCCTCTGCCCGTCGTCTCCGCTGCCTCGTGGCAACCAGGACAGCGGCGGGGGCGTGCCGGCTCGGCCGAAGACCGGCAACAACTATTTCGCCTCAACCGGCGCAAGCATCAACTTCCAGGGCTGGATCGGCGACGGCCGGCCAAACGGAATCTTCATGCTGCATCGTTCCCAGGAGCAGGGGGGCGGTTCTCAAGACGTTGGGATCAGTGACATTACCGACGGCACGGCCAATACGATTGCCTTCGGCGAGTGGCGCATGGGCGACTTCGACGAAAATCGTCTCAGCCACCCACAGGACGTCATCAACGAGGTTCCCTGGCCAGGTCCGGCTGCCACGCGAAACATGCCGCTTGGGGCCGTCGAATTCAACCAGTGGACCCTCTCCTGCGCCGCGGCCTTCCCGGGTGCGAATCAGCGGGATCCGCGGTGGCACCACAACGTGAGCTGGGTCGGCGATAGTTGGTTCCAGGGGATGTACGGCTGGACGATGGGCAACACGCTCTTGCCGCCAAACCCGAGGTTCCCGAACTGCCGCACCTGCACCTGGCAGGGCGACCTCGATTGCCCCGGCATGTACGGCATGAGCAGCTTCCACGCAGGCGGTGGCAACATTTTGATGGCTGATGGTTCAGTGCGCTTCCTCAAGAGCACCGTTCAGCCGGTCATCGTCTGGTCGCTCGGCACCCGAGACGGCGGCGAGATCGTCTCCAGCGACCAGTATTGA
- a CDS encoding tetratricopeptide repeat protein translates to MNALGSKRLLVILVGLIAFGGLVVVLVPSDTAPSDEDITVTRSSEGHWESVRQARRMLDSGRPDLAFDAVKDIRDQEPGAAEAMTIAGVALFRLGDPVGARRALEVALNLQPNQPEAARALAALCLDMGDTTRGLSALDMAADAAPNDARPWADKGRVHLDLGEFDEAVHAFNEALKRNPEREDVRQGLIVSLLKSNRAEEATARVKEALIRKPDDPMMLGLAAQHAFASGDLDRARQMADQALELDPDADEALLARGRTHHASDDLQEALADLERFLELRPNNLSALQLLGQIEARLGLTERAAQTADRHRAAYERADRMTRLTEQIAEQPDDPAPRWQMGQIALEGGSTELARRCFQAALMLDPGYQPARDSLTALDQGGPTTDPNGVPTASPNL, encoded by the coding sequence ATGAACGCCCTTGGATCCAAACGTTTGCTGGTGATCCTCGTGGGACTGATCGCCTTCGGGGGCCTCGTGGTCGTCCTCGTCCCAAGTGACACCGCTCCCAGCGACGAAGACATCACCGTGACCCGTTCTTCTGAAGGGCACTGGGAGTCGGTCAGGCAAGCCCGGCGCATGCTCGACTCGGGACGCCCCGACCTGGCGTTCGACGCCGTCAAGGACATTCGTGACCAGGAACCCGGTGCCGCCGAGGCCATGACCATCGCCGGCGTGGCCCTGTTCCGTCTGGGAGACCCGGTCGGTGCGCGCAGGGCGCTGGAAGTGGCCCTGAACCTCCAGCCGAATCAACCCGAAGCCGCCCGGGCCCTGGCGGCGCTCTGTCTCGACATGGGAGATACGACCCGGGGCCTCTCCGCCCTGGATATGGCGGCCGATGCGGCTCCGAACGATGCCCGGCCCTGGGCCGACAAGGGCCGGGTGCATCTCGACCTCGGCGAATTCGACGAAGCCGTCCATGCCTTCAACGAGGCCCTGAAACGCAATCCGGAACGTGAAGATGTCCGGCAGGGCCTGATCGTGAGCCTTCTGAAAAGCAACCGGGCGGAGGAAGCAACCGCCCGCGTGAAGGAAGCCCTGATCCGCAAGCCCGACGATCCGATGATGCTTGGCCTGGCTGCTCAGCATGCCTTCGCGTCGGGCGATCTCGACCGGGCCAGGCAAATGGCCGATCAGGCCCTTGAACTCGATCCCGACGCCGACGAGGCCCTGCTCGCCAGGGGACGGACCCACCACGCCTCGGACGATCTTCAGGAGGCCCTTGCCGACCTCGAACGGTTCCTTGAACTGAGGCCGAACAACCTCTCGGCGCTGCAACTGCTTGGTCAGATCGAAGCGCGGCTCGGGCTGACCGAACGTGCTGCTCAGACGGCCGATCGGCATCGAGCCGCCTACGAGCGAGCCGATCGGATGACCCGCCTCACCGAGCAGATCGCCGAGCAGCCCGATGATCCCGCCCCACGTTGGCAGATGGGTCAGATTGCTCTGGAGGGGGGCTCGACCGAACTGGCCCGCCGCTGTTTCCAGGCAGCCCTGATGCTCGATCCGGGATACCAGCCGGCCCGAGACTCCCTGACCGCCCTCGATCAAGGGGGGCCGACCACCGATCCCAACGGCGTCCCGACGGCTTCACCAAACCTCTGA
- a CDS encoding cytidylate kinase-like family protein, whose translation MSRRGRGDGMGMIGDASRPGSNRSARGLRAVMARWFSSQPIPDLASEPIDEPRPRFRVVCLSREAGAGGSALGRMVAERLGWTVYDARIIETIAQRMERPIEEVEALDELSPSVVQDWLLPLREEHWAPLEAYLDHLAKLVLSIGHAGDAVIVGRGAGFMIPRHEVLSVRLVAPIKARARRLSERLGVTPRTARRLALDLDRRRRKFVRTMFRADDTDPHSYDLVIDTESVGLPIACELIARAIEAGQPPPSPALSLPGPEDDRPD comes from the coding sequence TTGAGTCGGCGGGGACGGGGCGACGGCATGGGGATGATCGGCGACGCATCGCGACCCGGCTCGAACCGCTCTGCCCGAGGGCTGCGGGCGGTCATGGCTCGATGGTTCTCGAGCCAACCGATACCCGACCTCGCCTCCGAGCCGATCGACGAACCACGCCCACGATTTCGGGTCGTCTGCCTCTCGCGAGAGGCCGGAGCCGGGGGCTCGGCGCTGGGCCGGATGGTCGCCGAACGCCTCGGCTGGACTGTCTATGACGCTCGGATCATCGAGACAATCGCGCAGCGTATGGAGCGGCCGATCGAGGAAGTCGAGGCGCTCGACGAACTTTCTCCCAGCGTCGTGCAAGACTGGCTCTTGCCACTCCGCGAGGAACACTGGGCTCCGCTCGAAGCCTACCTCGATCACCTGGCCAAGCTCGTGCTTTCGATCGGCCACGCGGGCGACGCGGTGATCGTCGGCCGAGGGGCTGGGTTCATGATCCCGAGGCACGAGGTTCTCTCGGTCCGCCTCGTTGCGCCGATCAAGGCGAGAGCCCGCCGCCTCTCGGAACGGCTTGGCGTCACGCCCCGGACCGCCCGACGACTCGCGCTCGATCTGGACCGTCGCCGCCGCAAATTCGTTCGCACCATGTTTCGCGCCGACGACACCGACCCGCACTCTTATGATCTTGTGATCGACACCGAGAGTGTCGGCCTTCCGATTGCCTGTGAGCTCATCGCTCGGGCCATCGAGGCCGGTCAGCCGCCGCCCTCCCCTGCCCTTTCTCTGCCAGGTCCCGAAGACGACCGCCCTGATTGA
- a CDS encoding sulfatase-like hydrolase/transferase: MRIVLGILTTLVIGLGTTASRAEDEVRPNILLILVDDLGKEWIGCYGAEGIETPHIDALAAGGMRFELAYAMPQCTPTRLTLLTGQYPFRHGWVNHWDVPRFGGGAHFDPEQNASIPLLLRDAGYATAAAGKWQIDDFRVEPMAMFEAGFDSWCMWTGGEGGNPPSDERYWNPYIASGDASGASPSATYRGAFGPEVFATSLIDFMRSHRDRPMFLYFPMVLVHSPQVPTPSEPGAESAQERHAAMVRATDATIGRLVQAVDDLGLRERTIIIVTTDNGTGGNITGRRLGREIRGAKAQLSEAGTAMPFIVNGPGLVPQGVVTEALTDFTDLFPTLAELAGAKVPDNRVVDGRSIAPLIRGEVDDSPRDWILSLGRGPAVFRDGRVVPAQRYIDRVIRDRRFKLWIGLDRAPTALYDLQADPWEEHNLLDSTDPEILTARDRLLAVAATFPEHDATPRYRPNPPQPWDRPPSARRPIARD, encoded by the coding sequence ATGCGGATCGTGCTCGGAATCCTCACAACACTGGTGATCGGCCTCGGGACGACGGCCTCTCGGGCCGAGGACGAGGTCAGGCCGAACATCCTGCTGATCCTCGTCGATGACCTGGGCAAGGAGTGGATCGGCTGCTACGGGGCCGAGGGGATCGAAACCCCTCACATCGACGCCCTGGCCGCCGGGGGCATGCGGTTCGAACTCGCGTACGCAATGCCCCAGTGCACGCCGACCCGCCTGACCTTGCTGACCGGGCAATATCCCTTCCGCCACGGCTGGGTGAATCACTGGGATGTCCCGCGATTCGGCGGCGGCGCCCATTTCGATCCCGAGCAGAACGCCTCGATCCCCCTCTTGCTGCGCGATGCGGGATACGCGACCGCCGCGGCCGGCAAGTGGCAAATCGACGACTTCCGCGTCGAGCCGATGGCCATGTTCGAGGCCGGGTTCGACTCCTGGTGCATGTGGACCGGCGGCGAAGGAGGCAACCCGCCGAGCGATGAACGCTACTGGAATCCTTACATTGCCTCGGGAGACGCCTCGGGAGCCTCCCCCTCGGCCACCTACCGCGGGGCCTTCGGGCCGGAGGTGTTCGCGACCTCGTTGATCGACTTCATGCGATCGCACCGCGACCGGCCGATGTTCCTCTACTTCCCGATGGTCCTGGTCCATTCCCCCCAGGTGCCGACCCCGAGCGAACCCGGCGCTGAATCGGCCCAGGAGCGTCACGCGGCGATGGTCCGCGCGACCGATGCGACCATCGGCCGACTGGTCCAGGCGGTTGATGACCTTGGCCTCCGCGAGCGGACGATCATCATCGTCACCACCGACAACGGCACGGGCGGGAACATTACGGGCCGCCGTCTCGGCCGCGAAATCCGCGGCGCGAAGGCGCAACTGTCGGAAGCCGGCACCGCCATGCCCTTCATTGTCAACGGGCCGGGCCTCGTGCCCCAAGGGGTTGTGACCGAGGCATTGACCGATTTCACCGACCTCTTCCCTACCCTCGCCGAACTGGCCGGGGCCAAGGTGCCTGACAATCGGGTCGTCGATGGCCGATCGATCGCACCCTTGATCCGAGGCGAGGTCGACGACTCTCCACGAGACTGGATCCTGTCACTCGGGCGCGGTCCCGCCGTCTTCCGCGATGGTCGGGTGGTCCCCGCGCAACGGTACATCGACCGGGTGATCCGAGACCGTCGGTTCAAGCTCTGGATCGGCCTCGACCGCGCACCGACGGCCCTGTACGACCTTCAGGCCGACCCCTGGGAAGAGCACAATTTGCTCGATTCGACCGATCCCGAGATCCTCACCGCTCGGGATCGCCTGCTCGCTGTTGCGGCAACCTTTCCCGAGCACGACGCGACACCTCGATACCGCCCCAACCCTCCCCAGCCGTGGGATCGCCCTCCTTCTGCTCGTCGGCCGATCGCGCGCGATTGA